The genomic window CGAGGCCCTGGCCCAGCGCTACATCCAGGCCTTCGAGAATCCCCACCACTGGCAACTGATCCCCAGCGATGGCGCCATCGCTGCTGCGGCCGTGCGTCTGCGCCGCCAGGAACCCCAGCTCGACGACAGCTGCGCCATCGAACTTGCCACTGCCATCCAGTCCGGCGCAGTGGTGCTAGTCACCGACCATCCGGCCCTGGCCCAGACTGGGCTGCATCCGGTGCTCAGCGCCCTGCGGATCTGAGCCCCGCACACCACCCATGCCCATTCACCTGCTCTGGGGCGACGACGAAGCTGCCCGCACCCGTGCCGTAGAGGCGCTGGTGCAGGCGCAGGTGGATCCCAGCTGGGCCACCATCAACCTCAGCCGCCTCGATGGCAACGACACCGGCCAGGCGGCCCAGGCCCTCGAGGAGGCCCGCACGCCGCCCTTTGGCGCCGGCAGCCGCATGGTGGTGCTGCAACGCAGTCCGTTTTGCAGCCAGTGCCCAGCTGAGCTGGCCGAGCGTTTCGAGGCCGCCCTAGCCCAGGTGGCGGATGGCTGCCATCTGGTGCTGGTGAGTTCCGGCAAGCCGGATGCCCGGCTGCGCACCACCAAGGCCCTGCAGAAGTTGGTGAAGGCTGGCCAGGCCAGCGAGCAAAGCTTTGCCCTGCCAGCCATCTGGGACGGCGCCGGCCAGGTGGAGCTGGTGAGCAGCACGGCCCGGGAGCTGGGGCTGAAGCTCGAGCCAGCCGCAGCTGCAGCCCTCTCCGATGCCATCGGCAACGACAGCGCCCGCCTCGCCAGCGAGCTTGAAAAGCTCAGCCTTTACGCCAATCCCATCAGCCTCGCCGCCGTGCAAGCCCTGGTGGGCGGTCAGGCCACCAGCTCCCTCGCCGTGGGCGATGCCCTGCTGGCTGGCCAGCCAGCCGACGCCATTGCCCGGCTCGATGCCCTGCTGGAGGCCAACGAACCGGCCCTGCGCATCGTTGCCGCTCTCAGCAGCCAAATCCGCGGCTGGCTTTGGGTCACCCTGCTCGACCAGCAAGGTGAAAGCGACGTAGCCGTGATCGCTAAAGCGGCCGGCATCGGCAATCCAAAACGGATCTACGTGATGCGAAAGCAGATCCGCGGCCGCCAGCCCGCCGTATTTCTGCGCCTGCTCAGCCAGCTGCTCTCAGTGGAGGCTGCCCTCAAGCGGGGCAGTGAAGCCGGCGATGCCTTCCGCGACGGCTTCCTGCTCAACCCCTCAGGAACCAGGACGGATAATTAGCCGTTCTTTCACTGACGCTCACCGCCGCACCCCGCCATGGCCCTGCTGGTTCAGAAGTTTGGCGGCACCTCGGTGGCCGATGTGGAGCGCATTCAGGCAGTGGCCCGCCGCATCGCCCGCAGCCGTGAGCAGGGCCACGAGCTGGTGATTGTGGTGTCAGCGATGGGCCACACCACCGACCAGCTCACCGGCCTAGCGCGCGCCATCAGCAGCAACCCACCCCAGCGGGAGATGGACATGCTGCTAGCCACCGGCGAGCAAGTGTCGATCGCTCTGCTTTCCATGGCACTGCACGCCGAGGGCGTGCCGTCAGTGTCGATGACAGGCACCCAGGCTGGCATCGTCACCGAATCGGCCCATGGCCGCGCCCGCATCCTGGAGATCCGCACCGAACGGCTGCGGCGCTTACTCGCTGATGGTCAGGTGGTGGTGGTGGCTGGTTTCCAGGGCACCAGCAGTGGCGCTGGCGGCACCCCCGAGATCACCACCTTGGGCCGCGGTGGCTCCGACACCTCGGCGGTGGCCCTGGCAGCAGCCCTGGGCGCTGATACCTGCGAGATCTATACGGATGTTCCTGGGGTCTTAACCACCGACCCCCGCAAGGTGGCCGACGCCCAGCTGATGGCACAGGTGAGCTGCGATGAAATGCTCGAGTTGGCCAGCCTGGGGGCTTCGGTGCTGCACCCGCGGGCGGTGGAGATCGCCCGCAACTACGGCGTGCCCCTAGTGGTGCGCTCCAGCTGGAGCGAGAAGACCGGCACCCTGCTCACCAGTGGCGCCCCCAGGCCGATTCGCCATGAAGGTCTGGAGCTGGGCAAACCAGTGGATGGCGCCGAACTCGAAACAGACCAAGCCGTGCTGGCCCTCGCCCACGTGCCCGACCGGCCCGGAGTGGCAGCCCAGCTGTTCGAGGCCCTCGGTGCCGCCGGTCTCAACGTGGATCTGATCGTGCAAGCCACCCACGAGGGCAGCTCGAACGACATCGCCTTCACCCTGGCCGCCACTGAATGCGACCGGGCCCAGCTGGTGTGCCGCGAGGTGCTGGCCGCCATGGGCGCGACCCTCAACGATGGCGGCGCCCAGCTGAGCGCCGAAGCCGGCTTGGCCAAGCTGAGCATCTCGGGCGCCGGAATCATGGGCAGGCCAGGGGTAGCTGCCCGGCTGTTTGACACCCTGGCCCGCTCGGGCATCAACTTGCGCCTGATTGCTACCAGCGAGGTGAAGGTGAGCTGCCTGGTGGCTGGAGACCAGGCGGATCGGGCCCTGCGGGCCGCAGCCGAAGCCTTTGAGCTGCCTGATCAGCAGCTGCGCCGCAATCCCAGGCCCTGCCATCAGGGGGATCCGGCTGTTCGCGGCGTTGCCCTCGACCGCGATCAAGCCCAGGTCGCAGTTAGGCGCCTGCCCGATCGCCCCGGCACCGCCGCGGCCGTCTGCCGCACCCTGGCCGACGCCAGCATCAGCCTCGACGCAATCGTGCAATCCGAGCGCACCCACGTCGGGCCAAGCCGCGATATGAGCTTCGTGCTCAAACGCGACGATCTGACGCGGGCGCAACAGACCCTGGCGCCCCTACTGCGCCAATGGCCCGGCTCCAGCTTCGAGGAGGGGCCCGCCATAGCCCGAATCAGCGCCGTAGGGGCCGGCATGCCATTCACCCCGGGCACCGCGGCCCGCATGTTCCGCTGCCTGGCCGACGCAGGCATCAACATTGAACTGATCGCCACCAGCGAGATCCGCACCAGCTGCGTCGTAGCCGAAACCGATGGGGTAGCAGCTCTACGGGCGGTGCACGCCGCATTTGCACTGGGTGGCATCGCGCAACATCGGGCCGAGGGCACTAAGTCACCTGGCGAAACTGAGTCACCTGTCAAGACCGAGGCCCCTGATTAAGCCCTTCCCACCAGCTTCTGGCGCAGATTTTTGATCTTGTCGCGCAGGTTGGCAGCCTCCTCAAATTCAAGGTTCTTGGCGGCACCCTTCATCTTCTCTTCAAGCTGCTGGATGAGCTCCGGCAGGGCATCCAGGGGCACATTGTTGTGCTCGGCCTGCTCGGTGGCCTCCTCCAGCTGGTCGTCGTTGAGCCGCCGTGACATCTCCAGAAAGGAGAGAATCGAATTGCCGGCCCGCTTGCCTGCAGGGGTGGGGGTGATGCCGTGCTCAACGTTGTAGGCGTGCTGAATGGCGCGGCGGCGCTCGGTTTCAGAGATGGCCTTAGCCATCGAATCGGTGAGATTGTCGGCGTAGAGGATGGCCTTGCCCTCGATGTGGCGGGCGGCCCGGCCAATGGTCTGAACCAAGGAGCGCTCGGCCCGCAGGAAACCCTCCTTGTCAGCATCAAGAATCGCTACAAGAGATACCTCGGGCAGGTCCAATCCCTCCCGCAGCAGGTTAACGCCAACCAGCACGTCGTATTCACCATTCCTGAGATCTTGGATGATCTCAATCCGCTCAATCGAATGAATCTCGGAGTGCAAATAGCGCACTCGCACGCCATTTTCGGCCAGATAATCGGTGAGATCTTCGGCCATGCGCTTAGTGAGCGTGGTTACAAGCACTCGCTCGTTTTTCTCCGCCCGCACCCGGATCTCGCCGAGCAGGTCATCCACCTGACCCTCACTAGGACGGACCTCCACAATCGGGTCGAGCACCCCGGTGGGGCGGATCACCTGCTGCACAATCTGGCCACTGCTCTGCTCCATCTCCCAGTTACCAGGAGTGGCACTCACAAAGATCGTCTGCTGGGCCTTCTCCCAGAACTCCGAACCCTTGAGCGGCCTGTTGTCGGCAGCACTAGGCAGGCGGAAGCCGTGCTCAATCAGCACCTGCTTACGCGACTGGTCGCCGTTGTACATCGCCTGCAGCTGGGAGCAGGTGACGTGGCTCTCATCCACAACCAGCAGCCAGTCTTTAGGGAAATAGTCGATCAGGCATTCCGGCGGCGTGCCCGCCTCTCGGCCGGCCAAATGGCGGGCGTAGTTCTCCACACCATTGCAGTAGCCCACCTGCTCAAGCATCTCCAGGTCATAGGTGGTGCGCTGCTCCAACCGTTGGGCCTCTAAGAGCCGCCCCTGACCGTTGAGTACATCGAGCCGTTCACGCATCTCATTGCGGATGGCCAAAATCGCGTCCGCCAGCCGCTCCTTTGGCGTCACAAAGTGCTTAGCCGGATAGATATTGATTGTGTCGAGGCTTTGCAGGATCTCCCCAGTGGTGGGATCCACGTAGCGGATCGCCTCCACCTCATCACCAAAGAGCTCAATCCGCACCAGCCGGTCTTCATAGGCCGGGCCGATCTCCAGCACATCCCCCCGCACCCGAAAACGACCGCGGGAAATCTCCAGGTCGTTGCGGGAATACTGGTTGTTTACCAACTCCCGCAAAGAGCCTCGCAAATTGAGGGTCTCGCCCACCTTGAACTTGACTGCGGCTTTTAGATATTCACTGGGGATACCCAAACCATAAATACAACTAATAGAGGCCACCACGATCACATCGTTGCGCTCAAACAGCGAGCGGGTCGCCGAGTGGCGCAGCATATCGATCTCTTCGTTTATCGAAGCTGTTTTGGCGATGTAGGTGTCGGAGACAGCCACATACGCCTCTGGCTGGTAATAGTCGTAGTAGCTAATGAAATATTCAACAGCGTTATTCGGGAAGAACTCCCGCAGCTCATTGCAGAGCTGGGCCGCCAAGGTTTTGTTGTGGGCCAGCACCAAAGCAGGGCGCCCGGTCTGGGCGATCACGTTGGCGATCGTGAAGGTCTTGCCGGTGCCGGTGGCGCCTAGCAGGGTCTGGTAGCGCTCGCCCCCATCAACGCCCTGCACCAGCCCGGCAATGGCCGTGGGCTGATCTCCCTTGGGTTGGTAAGGGGCGTGGAGTTCAAACGGAACCATTCCCCCATTCTCGGGGTCAAACCACCGGAGCTGTGGTGATCAGGGCAGCTGCGCGAGTGAAGTCGACATCAAGGCCAAGGATCCGCAGGATCACGGCCGACAACACGGCATAGACAACGCCGCCGAGAATTGCGCTCACCACTCCGTTTTTGAGGCGGAATCCCTTGATCAACCAAGCTGCCAGGCCAAACAGCACCACCGTGATCGCCCAGTTGAACAGCAGGCTCACTGGACTGATCAGTCCTCCCAGGCTGGTGACCGCCCACACCGGCCCCAGCAGCAGTTTCAGCGGCCAGATCAACAGGGTGCCTAGCAAGCCAATCACCACAGCGGAAAGCATGGCGATCGGGAAACTGCTCACCTCCACTCCCAAGGGAAGCCAGGCCACAATCAACAGCACGATGGCCCGAATCGGCCACTGCAATAGCCACATCAGAGAACCCATGAAAAAAATGCGGTGATCATTGCCGCAAAATAGTCATGGGTTCAGGCAGAAACCACTGAGCTTGGCGTCAACCAACA from Cyanobium sp. Tous-M-B4 includes these protein-coding regions:
- the holA gene encoding DNA polymerase III subunit delta encodes the protein MPIHLLWGDDEAARTRAVEALVQAQVDPSWATINLSRLDGNDTGQAAQALEEARTPPFGAGSRMVVLQRSPFCSQCPAELAERFEAALAQVADGCHLVLVSSGKPDARLRTTKALQKLVKAGQASEQSFALPAIWDGAGQVELVSSTARELGLKLEPAAAAALSDAIGNDSARLASELEKLSLYANPISLAAVQALVGGQATSSLAVGDALLAGQPADAIARLDALLEANEPALRIVAALSSQIRGWLWVTLLDQQGESDVAVIAKAAGIGNPKRIYVMRKQIRGRQPAVFLRLLSQLLSVEAALKRGSEAGDAFRDGFLLNPSGTRTDN
- a CDS encoding aspartate kinase — translated: MALLVQKFGGTSVADVERIQAVARRIARSREQGHELVIVVSAMGHTTDQLTGLARAISSNPPQREMDMLLATGEQVSIALLSMALHAEGVPSVSMTGTQAGIVTESAHGRARILEIRTERLRRLLADGQVVVVAGFQGTSSGAGGTPEITTLGRGGSDTSAVALAAALGADTCEIYTDVPGVLTTDPRKVADAQLMAQVSCDEMLELASLGASVLHPRAVEIARNYGVPLVVRSSWSEKTGTLLTSGAPRPIRHEGLELGKPVDGAELETDQAVLALAHVPDRPGVAAQLFEALGAAGLNVDLIVQATHEGSSNDIAFTLAATECDRAQLVCREVLAAMGATLNDGGAQLSAEAGLAKLSISGAGIMGRPGVAARLFDTLARSGINLRLIATSEVKVSCLVAGDQADRALRAAAEAFELPDQQLRRNPRPCHQGDPAVRGVALDRDQAQVAVRRLPDRPGTAAAVCRTLADASISLDAIVQSERTHVGPSRDMSFVLKRDDLTRAQQTLAPLLRQWPGSSFEEGPAIARISAVGAGMPFTPGTAARMFRCLADAGINIELIATSEIRTSCVVAETDGVAALRAVHAAFALGGIAQHRAEGTKSPGETESPVKTEAPD
- the uvrB gene encoding excinuclease ABC subunit UvrB, whose translation is MVPFELHAPYQPKGDQPTAIAGLVQGVDGGERYQTLLGATGTGKTFTIANVIAQTGRPALVLAHNKTLAAQLCNELREFFPNNAVEYFISYYDYYQPEAYVAVSDTYIAKTASINEEIDMLRHSATRSLFERNDVIVVASISCIYGLGIPSEYLKAAVKFKVGETLNLRGSLRELVNNQYSRNDLEISRGRFRVRGDVLEIGPAYEDRLVRIELFGDEVEAIRYVDPTTGEILQSLDTINIYPAKHFVTPKERLADAILAIRNEMRERLDVLNGQGRLLEAQRLEQRTTYDLEMLEQVGYCNGVENYARHLAGREAGTPPECLIDYFPKDWLLVVDESHVTCSQLQAMYNGDQSRKQVLIEHGFRLPSAADNRPLKGSEFWEKAQQTIFVSATPGNWEMEQSSGQIVQQVIRPTGVLDPIVEVRPSEGQVDDLLGEIRVRAEKNERVLVTTLTKRMAEDLTDYLAENGVRVRYLHSEIHSIERIEIIQDLRNGEYDVLVGVNLLREGLDLPEVSLVAILDADKEGFLRAERSLVQTIGRAARHIEGKAILYADNLTDSMAKAISETERRRAIQHAYNVEHGITPTPAGKRAGNSILSFLEMSRRLNDDQLEEATEQAEHNNVPLDALPELIQQLEEKMKGAAKNLEFEEAANLRDKIKNLRQKLVGRA
- a CDS encoding phage holin family protein, with protein sequence MGSLMWLLQWPIRAIVLLIVAWLPLGVEVSSFPIAMLSAVVIGLLGTLLIWPLKLLLGPVWAVTSLGGLISPVSLLFNWAITVVLFGLAAWLIKGFRLKNGVVSAILGGVVYAVLSAVILRILGLDVDFTRAAALITTAPVV